TCCGCTCACGTCGCCCCGTGGGATCGTGAAAGACAGGACGGTCGTCTGGGGTCATGGCGGCGCTCGAGGTTCGAGCGGCTCATGATCCCCGATCTTGACCGAAGCGTGGCCTTTCCACGGCCTCGGCCGGGCCTGTCGCCGCCCGCCCCTACTCCGCCCAGTCCCTGCTCAACCGCCGGGAAGCGAGGATCAGCAGCACCGCCGCGACGACGTAGAAGCCAAGGCCGTAGTAGAGCGCGTGGCGCATCGATTCCGCGCCGTAGCGAGGCGTGAGCAGGTCCGACACATAGCCGAAGAACCACAGGCCCACCGCCAGGCCCAGCAGGTTGTTGATCAGCAGGAACAGGGCCGATGTGGTGGTCCGCATCGCGGGCGGGGCCAGATGCTGCACGGCGGCGACTACGGGCCCCAGCCACGCCAGGTTCAGGCCTGTCGGGATCAGGAACAGCAGGAAGGCCAGGACCATCGACTGGACGTTCATCGCCAGCAAGAAGCACGGCAGGGCCACCAGGAAGCAGATGGCCGGCGCCAGGGCGTAGGCGGCCTTGTTCTTGGCCCCGAAGCGATCGGCCAGCACCCCGCCCAACCAGATGCCCGCGACACCACCGATCAACGAAAGGGCGCTGTAGTAGAGGGCTCGATCGGTCAGGGACAGGCCAAAGCTGCGCTGGAAGAAGGTCGGCAGCCAGAACGCCACCCCATAGCCGCAGATCGAGGAGCAGGCCGCGCCGAACGACAGCAGCCAGAAGCTGGGCTTGGGCATGATGGTGGCCAGAACCTGACCGAACGCCGGCGCCTTGGGCGGCTCGGCGGGCGCGACCTCGCCGGGCGCGCGGTCGAGGCCGCCGCGCACCGGATCCTTGACCACCCACTTGAAGATCGGGGCCAGCACAACCCCAGCCAAGCCCACAGCGATGAACGCAAAGCGCCAGTCGACATAGGCGGCGATCAGGCCGCCGAACAGCACGCCCAAGGCCGTGCCCAGCGGGATGCCGAAGGAATAGACCGCCAGCGCCCGAGCGCGCTGCTCCTTGGGGAAGTAGTCAGCGATCAACGAATAGGCCGGCGCCACGCCGCCCGCCTCCCCGACGCCGACGCCCATCCGCGACAGGAACAGACTCCAGAAGCCTCCGGCCAGGCCGCAGGCGACGGTGAAGCCGCTCCAGACGGTGAGAGCCACGGTCATGATCCAGGTCCGGCTGACCCGGTCGGCCAGCCAAGCCAGCGGGACGCCCAGCGTGGTGTAGAGCGCGGCGAACGCCACCCCGCCCATCAGGCCCAGCTGCGTGTCGGTCAGGTGGAGATCGGCCTTGATCGAGCCGGCGAGGATGCCGAGGATTTGGCGATCCAGGAAATTGAAGGTGTAGGCCAGGATCAGCATCGCCAGCACCACGTAGCGGTAGCCGGCGCCCCGCCCGTCCGCCGGAGCCTTGTTCACATCCTCGGTCATGCTCGCCCTCCTCAACGCCCGTCCAGATACAAAAAGGGCGGGACCTGTTGCAGCAAGTCCCGCCCGAGCAGCTGTCGCCTAGATTAGAACGCCACCTCGATCGAAGCGGCCACGGTGCGCGGCGGACCATAGAAGCCGATCACCGAGTTGTTGTAGGTCGCGACCCCGAAATTGTAGCCGCCGGTACGGTACTTCTCGTTGGTCAGGTTCTTGCCGGTCAGGGCCAGCTTGTAGCGGCCGCCCGGTGCGGTCCACTGCGCCGTCATGTCCACCAGGGTGAAGGCCTTCTGATCCAGCAGCGGCAGAGGCTGCTCGAACTGCTGGTAGGCGTCGCGGTAGCTGACCATCGGGGTGATCGCCAGATCGCCGCCCGCCAGCTGACCACGCCAGGTCAGGCTGACATTGCCCGTCCATTCCGGGGTGTTCTGGAAGCCGTACAGGTCGGCCACGTTGATGACCTGGCCGGTGGCCAGGGTCGTCGACGGGTTCAGCGGGTTCGGCGCCCCGGCCGGCACGAAACGGCTGAAGGTGTCGTACTTGGCGTGGATGTAGCCCAGGGCGACATTGGCGCTCAGGCTCGCGCTCAGCTTGGCGTTGGCTTCGAACTCGACGCCGTACAGGGTCGAGGCGCCGGCGTTGTCGACCGAGCTGGCGATGCCCGAGGGCACCACGACCTGGGTGGTGACCTGCTGGTCGGTGTACTTCGACAGGAAGGCGGCCGACGAGAACGAGACCCGGCGATCGAACATATAGCCCTTCAGACCGGCTTCGTAGGTCTTCACGACTTCAGGCCGGTAGCCGTTGACCGTCTGCGGGGTGATGAACGCGTCGCCGCGCATGTCCCAACCGCCCGACTTGTAGCCCTTCGAGAACGAGACGTAGCTCGTCAGATCGTCGCTCAGGTCGTACGAAGCCGAGATCCGCGGCGTGAACTGCTCGAAGGTCTTCTCGGCGTTGTAGTTGGTGCGCGTCTGCAGGATCGGACGGGGCGTGCCGCCCTGGTACGGCGTGCGCGTCGCACCGAGATAGAAGAAGCGGTAGACGTTGGCGCGCTTGGCGTCGCGGGTCGCACGGGCGCCCAGCGAGACCTTGAACTTGTCCGTCAGGTTGGCGCTGAAGTCGAAGAACGCCGCGAAGCTCTGGGTGTTGACCTTGCCGCCGTTGGCGATGGCCACGCCGAGGTTGCCGGCGATGGTGTCGAACTCGCCCGAGGCCTGGCTGTTCATGTAGTAGAGGCCGAACACGCCCTGGACGTTCTCGTCCGAATAGACGGCCTGCAGTTCCTGGGAGAACGAACGGTCGTCATAGGTGGCCGGCACGTCCAGCGTCGGCAGCGGCGTGCCGTCGAAGTCGATGACGGTGTCGGTGTGGCCGCGACGGCTGGCGGTGATCGACTTGAGCGTAACCTTGTCGGTAGCGTTCCATTGAGCGGTCAGCGACACACCCTTGGTCATCACGTGGTTCTTGTCGCCCAGGCCCGACTGGGTGTCGTAGATGTCGAGCACCTGATAGCCGCCGACCAGGGCCGGCAGTTCGCGGTGGCCGTGGCGGGGGTTGGAGTCGTCGACGACCTTGTCATAAGCCAGACGGAAGAACAGATCCTCGGTCGGCTGATACTCGGCGCTGAGGCGATAGGCCTCGACGTCCTTGTTGTAGTGCTCGGCTCCGGTGGTGATGTTCGTGCCATAGCCATCGCGCTTGTAGAGGGCGTACGAGCCACCGACCGACAGGCCGCCGCCGATCGGCGTCTGGCCCGAGACCAAGACGTCGGTCTGGTTGT
The DNA window shown above is from Caulobacter sp. FWC26 and carries:
- a CDS encoding MFS transporter, with product MRRASMTEDVNKAPADGRGAGYRYVVLAMLILAYTFNFLDRQILGILAGSIKADLHLTDTQLGLMGGVAFAALYTTLGVPLAWLADRVSRTWIMTVALTVWSGFTVACGLAGGFWSLFLSRMGVGVGEAGGVAPAYSLIADYFPKEQRARALAVYSFGIPLGTALGVLFGGLIAAYVDWRFAFIAVGLAGVVLAPIFKWVVKDPVRGGLDRAPGEVAPAEPPKAPAFGQVLATIMPKPSFWLLSFGAACSSICGYGVAFWLPTFFQRSFGLSLTDRALYYSALSLIGGVAGIWLGGVLADRFGAKNKAAYALAPAICFLVALPCFLLAMNVQSMVLAFLLFLIPTGLNLAWLGPVVAAVQHLAPPAMRTTTSALFLLINNLLGLAVGLWFFGYVSDLLTPRYGAESMRHALYYGLGFYVVAAVLLILASRRLSRDWAE
- a CDS encoding TonB-dependent receptor, which gives rise to MTSMWKAALLAGAAWSTIAGAASAQQAPAADNSVSVDEVTVTARRREENLKDVPVAVSAFSAEKLERSGGTDITVLSQTTPNITVQTARGSNSTLISYIRGVGQQDPLWGFEPGVGLYVDDVYIYRPQGAVLDIFDIERIEVLRGPQGTLYGRNTIGGAIKYVTKRLGDDAGAKIKGTYGSYNQTDVLVSGQTPIGGGLSVGGSYALYKRDGYGTNITTGAEHYNKDVEAYRLSAEYQPTEDLFFRLAYDKVVDDSNPRHGHRELPALVGGYQVLDIYDTQSGLGDKNHVMTKGVSLTAQWNATDKVTLKSITASRRGHTDTVIDFDGTPLPTLDVPATYDDRSFSQELQAVYSDENVQGVFGLYYMNSQASGEFDTIAGNLGVAIANGGKVNTQSFAAFFDFSANLTDKFKVSLGARATRDAKRANVYRFFYLGATRTPYQGGTPRPILQTRTNYNAEKTFEQFTPRISASYDLSDDLTSYVSFSKGYKSGGWDMRGDAFITPQTVNGYRPEVVKTYEAGLKGYMFDRRVSFSSAAFLSKYTDQQVTTQVVVPSGIASSVDNAGASTLYGVEFEANAKLSASLSANVALGYIHAKYDTFSRFVPAGAPNPLNPSTTLATGQVINVADLYGFQNTPEWTGNVSLTWRGQLAGGDLAITPMVSYRDAYQQFEQPLPLLDQKAFTLVDMTAQWTAPGGRYKLALTGKNLTNEKYRTGGYNFGVATYNNSVIGFYGPPRTVAASIEVAF